A single region of the Streptomyces sp. NBC_00425 genome encodes:
- a CDS encoding carboxymuconolactone decarboxylase family protein, producing the protein MSERKKFAPPAIQEFAPKLAEVTDTVLFGDIWERPGLSPRDRSLVTVTALAALYRADQLSFHLGKALENGVTKDELVEAITHLAFYAGWPNAMTAMTQLKEIVEKSDQSG; encoded by the coding sequence ATGTCAGAACGGAAGAAGTTCGCGCCGCCGGCGATCCAGGAGTTCGCCCCCAAGCTCGCGGAGGTGACCGACACCGTCCTGTTCGGCGACATCTGGGAGCGGCCGGGTCTGTCCCCGCGCGACCGCAGCCTCGTCACCGTCACCGCTCTCGCCGCCCTGTACCGAGCCGACCAGCTCAGCTTCCACCTCGGCAAGGCGCTGGAGAACGGCGTGACCAAGGACGAGCTGGTCGAGGCCATCACCCATCTGGCCTTCTACGCCGGATGGCCCAACGCCATGACTGCGATGACCCAGCTCAAGGAGATCGTGGAGAAGTCCGACCAGTCCGGCTGA
- a CDS encoding alpha/beta hydrolase, whose product MRTVRTDVTFVSNGLTPTGHLHTPDSRAGHPLPAIVVVEPWGSGADRRTPRPASDRGGLRRPRLRRRSPGASEGERRYFLEHPVRRGEDVKSAVSYLSTRKGVPPERLGVLGISSSGHAVYAAMSDRRIRAVGTVSAACLGGLLRVRLGGGQDPVVFRDPVACAGVPTELFWIDGTSRFDPHGEDEYV is encoded by the coding sequence GTGAGAACAGTGCGGACGGATGTCACCTTCGTCAGCAATGGCCTGACGCCGACCGGTCACCTGCACACTCCCGACTCCCGCGCCGGACATCCGCTGCCCGCGATCGTGGTCGTAGAGCCGTGGGGTTCAGGAGCAGACCGCCGGACTCCACGCCCGGCGTCCGACCGTGGCGGGCTTCGCCGCCCTCGCCTTCGACGCCGCTCACCAGGCGCGAGTGAAGGCGAACGCCGTTATTTCCTGGAGCACCCCGTCCGGCGAGGCGAGGACGTCAAGAGCGCCGTCAGCTACCTCAGCACCCGGAAGGGCGTCCCTCCCGAGCGCCTCGGCGTGCTGGGCATCTCCAGCAGCGGCCACGCGGTGTACGCCGCCATGAGCGACCGTCGCATCAGGGCGGTCGGCACGGTCAGCGCCGCCTGCCTCGGCGGCCTGCTGCGCGTCCGGCTCGGTGGCGGTCAGGACCCGGTCGTCTTCCGCGATCCAGTCGCCTGCGCCGGGGTGCCGACGGAGTTGTTCTGGATCGACGGTACGTCCCGCTTCGACCCACACGGCGAGGACGAATACGTCTGA
- a CDS encoding helix-turn-helix domain-containing protein gives MTSDAHLNELGQFLKLRRAELSPRTVGLPDTGGRRVPGLRREEVALLASISTDYYTRLEQGRIQPSVSVLAALAQVLRLADDQRDHLFELVGRRSARPRRRAAPKVHAQLRRLLDDLTVSPGVVIGRRMDILAWNPLASALLTDFEKVPEDKRNCVRILFIEPSMRTLCADWRAAARGCVSHLRMTAAASPDDPRLTGLVGELSVQDKDFGRWWGSSHVASRGRGMKRFHHPLVGELVLDRDTFTCGSDPDQELVVWTAERGTPSYDGLRALASGASGRLGGPAADQVDWPDGLIRPR, from the coding sequence ATGACCAGCGACGCGCATCTGAACGAGCTGGGACAATTCCTCAAGCTGCGGAGAGCCGAGTTGAGCCCGCGCACGGTCGGCCTGCCCGACACCGGTGGCCGGCGGGTGCCTGGCCTGCGCAGGGAGGAAGTCGCCCTTCTCGCCTCCATCAGCACCGACTACTACACCCGGCTGGAGCAGGGCCGCATCCAGCCGTCCGTGTCAGTGCTGGCCGCACTCGCCCAGGTCCTGCGTCTGGCCGACGACCAGCGCGACCACCTGTTCGAGCTGGTCGGCCGACGGTCGGCCCGACCTCGCCGCCGGGCCGCACCGAAGGTGCATGCGCAGTTGCGTCGCCTCCTCGACGATCTCACCGTGAGTCCCGGCGTGGTCATCGGCCGCCGTATGGACATCCTGGCGTGGAATCCGCTCGCATCCGCCCTGCTGACCGATTTCGAGAAGGTGCCGGAAGACAAGCGCAACTGCGTCCGCATCCTCTTCATCGAGCCCTCCATGCGGACGCTCTGCGCGGACTGGCGGGCCGCCGCCCGTGGCTGCGTGTCGCACCTGCGTATGACGGCCGCCGCATCCCCGGACGACCCGCGGCTGACCGGCCTGGTCGGCGAACTCTCCGTGCAGGACAAGGACTTCGGGCGGTGGTGGGGGAGCAGTCACGTGGCGTCGCGCGGGCGGGGCATGAAGCGGTTCCACCACCCCCTCGTCGGCGAACTCGTCCTCGACCGGGACACCTTCACCTGCGGCAGCGATCCCGATCAGGAACTCGTCGTCTGGACGGCGGAACGCGGCACGCCCTCGTACGACGGGCTACGCGCCCTCGCCTCAGGGGCATCAGGTCGGCTCGGCGGGCCCGCAGCCGATCAGGTCGACTGGCCTGACGGTCTGATCCGGCCTCGCTGA
- a CDS encoding helix-turn-helix transcriptional regulator has product MRMNEYLPELGEFLIACRARLSPRTVGLPEFGAPRRVTGLRREEVAHLAGISSYSYARLEQGRAPAPKSVLAALVRVLHLDDDQRDHLFALAAKDERPPRRRPAQKVQPQLRRLLDELSATPALVLGRRTDVLAWNAMAAALLTDFERVPDKKRNYARLLFTDPAFRELHLDWRTIARICVTQLRMEAAKCPGDREFTALVGELSVTDADFRQWWAGRQMPGLRVGTKRLRHPIAGDLTLDWDSLTCTADPVQQLVVLTAEPGTSSHDGLRFLASWTADPDQRAPDATA; this is encoded by the coding sequence ATGCGCATGAATGAATATTTGCCTGAACTGGGAGAATTCCTCATTGCGTGCCGGGCCCGACTCAGTCCGCGAACGGTGGGCCTGCCCGAGTTCGGAGCGCCCCGACGAGTGACGGGGCTGCGCCGTGAGGAGGTCGCCCATCTCGCGGGGATCAGCAGCTACTCCTACGCGCGGTTGGAGCAGGGGCGTGCCCCTGCGCCGAAGTCGGTGCTCGCCGCTCTCGTCCGTGTTCTGCACCTCGACGACGACCAGCGTGACCACCTGTTCGCGCTGGCCGCGAAGGACGAGCGCCCGCCGCGCCGCAGACCGGCGCAGAAGGTCCAGCCCCAACTCAGGCGTCTCCTGGACGAACTGAGCGCGACCCCCGCGCTCGTCCTGGGTCGTCGCACGGACGTCTTGGCCTGGAACGCGATGGCAGCGGCTCTCCTCACCGACTTCGAACGGGTTCCGGACAAGAAGCGCAACTACGCCCGGCTGCTCTTCACTGACCCCGCCTTCCGGGAGCTCCACCTCGACTGGAGGACGATCGCCCGGATCTGCGTCACCCAGCTACGCATGGAGGCCGCCAAGTGCCCCGGCGATCGCGAGTTCACCGCACTGGTCGGAGAGCTGTCGGTGACCGACGCCGACTTCCGGCAGTGGTGGGCAGGCCGCCAGATGCCCGGCCTGCGGGTCGGCACGAAGAGGCTGCGGCATCCGATCGCCGGTGACCTCACCCTCGACTGGGACAGCCTGACCTGCACGGCCGACCCCGTGCAGCAGCTTGTGGTCCTGACCGCGGAGCCCGGGACCTCATCCCATGACGGACTGCGCTTCCTCGCGTCGTGGACTGCCGACCCGGACCAGCGGGCGCCGGATGCGACAGCTTGA